A window of Pseudomonadota bacterium genomic DNA:
TGGAACCAAGCTGGTAACGGTTTGCTTGGATATTTTTGTGTGATAGCACAACTCCTTTTGGTACACCTTCTGAGCCGGAGGTAAACAACACAACCGCTGCGTTATCAGGACTGGTTTTACAATAAAAAAGCTGCGGTAGATAACTTGTAATAAGTCCCACAATTTTATTCAGGAAATTTATCTGTTTTGCTATATCTTCCAGATAGATAACTTTTATACCTTCTTTAGTAATGGCTTCTATTAAATCATCTAACTTACCCGTGGTCACAAATTGTTTGGATGTATAAACAGTTTTTATTTCTGCCGTTTTACAAGCGGATATAAGGTTCTTGGCGCCAGTTGAAAAATTCAGCATTGCAGGCACTCGCCCCGTGGCCTGGAGCGCAAAGAAAGTCACGATAGAGCTTACCATATTTGGCAGCATTACGCCTACATACTCGCCGCGCTCCGTATCTTTAGCGATTTTGCCGCCAAGGGTGAAACTGCGGGTAATAAGTTCGCCATAATTAATTGGTTTGCGCATAGCATCTTCAGCGATAACGTGTTTGCGGCCATGAATATGCGACTGATCTATAACTGATTCAAATAATGTTTTTTTATAATCGGAGCTGTCAAATAACATCTGGCTCATAAGGTCATAGAGTTTTACCCCGGCAGCATGGCGGCGGGTGCGTCCTTTTATTTCTTCGGGAACTTCAAATTGGCGTGGTTCAAGCATGGTGAGGGTTATCTTTGGGAACATGCGGATACGAACTTTACCCTTGATTCTAGAGAAGGGGCTATACTGCGCACCATCAATTCGGATGGGTAGTATCTGTGCTCCGGCCTTATCAGCTATCATCCCCGGGCCTTCATAAACCTTCATTAGTGAGCCAGTCACTGTGATTCGACCTTCAGGAAAAATCACGCATTTTGCGGTTTTTTTAATTTCATTTATAATGCCTTTTGTTGCCATAGGGTTGGTTGGGTCAAGTGGGAAGGCTTTTACTAAAGCCAGAAATGGCTTGAAATACCAGCGTTTAGCGATATTGGTATTTACTGCAAACATAGGTTTTTCAGGCAGAAATAGGGTTATAAGCATCGCATCCAAAAAGGACGTATGATTGGCAACAATGAGTACGCGGCTACCAGCTTTTTTATAATTTTCCAGCCCCTTAACTTCGACTTTATAAAGTAGCTTAAATAAACCTTTGAGTAGTGATTTAATCATTTTTCAATCTCCTTTTAACAATATCCCTTATTATAAAAAATACCGGGATATTTATAATTCCAACAGCTAACAATAGCTGAATTACGTTAAGCCCTAAGGCAAAAACTACGACAGCAAATATACTTGCCAGCACCATAAACAGTGCATTCATCACATTATTAGCGGCAATGATACGTGCCAGATATTTTTCGTCACTGCGATGCTGCATAATGGCGTAAAGCGGCACGATATAGATTCCAGAAAATATGGAGAGCATTAGTAGTCCACCAATGATGAACCAGGCGGCAAATCCAGAATTGACAAATTGTATAACTCCGATATCAGCATCCTTTACGTACATATTCGATGCAACCACAAACAATACAATTGCCACTGTTATCCCAACCGAACCATAAGGCACTAATCTACCGTTAATTTGCCCTTTAAGCAGCTTATTGCAAAGCATTGAACCGATGCCAACGCCTATGGAAAATATGGTAAGAAACAAAGTGACAATATGCTCATTGCCACCGATAACTTCCTTGGTATAAACAGGAAATTGAGTGAGAAACGTCGCACCGATCAGCCAGAACCATGAAATCCCGATGATAGATAGCCAAACAGTACGCTCTTCTTTGGCAAATCCGATTATCTTCCATGTTTGGGCTAAAATATTCCAGCTTACTTTCAATTTAGCATCGCCTATAGGTGCTTTAGGGATTGATTTGCTGGCAATCCAGCCGACTACCGCAAATCCGATAACACATAACGACAAAACAGGCAGTCCATATTCAGTGCGGATAATAAGTCCGCCAAAAATAGTGCCAAGCAATATAGAAAGGAATGTCCCGCCTTCGATAAGTCCATTGCCACTGATAAGTTCATCATCTTTTAGATGCTCTGGCAGCAGGCTGTATTTTATCGGCCCGAAGAAGGTGGACTGCACACCCATCATAAATAAAACTACTAGCAAACCATTGATGCTTTGCAGATAAAAACAAATAGCACAAAGAACCATTAAAACGATTTCTACCTGTTTGATCTTCTGAGTAAGCCATGATTTTTCGTACTTATCAGCAAGTTGTCCGGCAGTTGCTGAAAACAGGAAGAATGGCAAGATAAACAATCCGGCAGCAATCGTTACTATCATGCTTGCATCTGTTCCCGTCTTTACCGCAATATCATAAGTAAACCATATCAAAAATGCGTTCTTGAATGCATTATCATTAAATGCCCCAAAGAATTGAGTTATGAATAAGGGTAGAAACCTTCTGGTTTTTAATAAATGTGTTTGGTCTGACATAGTTTTATTCTTCCTGCTCTTTGTTAAATGTTCCATTCTTCAGAAAATATAATGTCTGCTTGTGCACATCCTTATTACTAGGAAAGAATGTATGCGATGCAGAAACTACCACATGGTCTTTCATACCTTTTACTTTGGTGCTCTTAATAGAAACTTTGCCGTCATCATCACCGCCGATTATATATGATGAGATTGGGTCGATGGTGCTATTGCCGGCAATTACGCCAAGTTCATAATCAACTTTGCCCAGCATTTTTTCTGTTGAGTTGTTATTAGTTGTAAGCTGCTGCCCTGCAGGGCCATAAACGGCTTTGTATAAAAAATTATCTTTCAGGAAATCTGCTACTTCACTGCCATCATTAGGTGAGGCAAGCTGAATAACACGTCCAAGATTTTCTGGTCGATGTTTGCTTAAAATACCGCACACCAGCAACCCGCCCATGGAATAACCAATAAAATGCGCCGGTTTATCTTCGGTTAGCTTTTCTGAAATATCTTCGTTAATCAGATCAATCAATTTCTCTAATTTATGTTTTGTGGACTGATAATCCAGATTTATAACGTCATAGCCCTCGGCCTCCAAACGTGCCGCAAGTGACTCCATATGAGAACTGCTACGAGCTATACCGTGGAGAAGAACTACATAATCTCCTTTTACATTTTCGGCCTGCGAAGCGTTAGTGAAGAATATTACTGTCAAAAAGGCTATCAAATATTTCACGCTTTCAGCCCTTTCAAATAATTATCGATCAATGAATCAGTAAGTTGTTTCATAGATTTTGCGCCAACGGTATCAAGCTTTCCGGTTAGGCTTAGCTGGCAGATACCATGAATTCCTGCCCATATAGTTTTAGCAGCGATTTCAGCTTCTTTGTTGTTGGGCACTATTTGCTCGAAATGTTTTTCAACAATGTTAAATATATTTTTTATCTCAATGTTATACCACTCTGGGGGGGTATTCCCTCTGGCAGCCGATGTTCAAATAAAGCACTCCAGCGATTATAGTTGTTTTTAGCAAATTGGGTATAGGCCTCAGCCAATTGTTTTATTGCCGACTCATTTTTACCAATAGCTTTTTCCTCCAGAAAGTAAGCTATATCGCGCAAAGTTACCGCATTAATATGTAGAATAAAATTATTATGGCTTTCAAAAATATTATATATAGTGCCGATGGTGTAGCCTATTGCTTTAGCTACTTTGCGAGCACTAAAGCCAGAAAAACCCTGCTCGGCAATAATCTTCTGCCCTGCGGCTATTGCCATCTCTACTAGCTCTTCTCTGGTGTAATCACTTCTTCTGGCCATAAATTGAACGTTGTTAAATTAATTATTGAACACTGTATAATTATGTGTTAATATGACTACCATGTCAAGCACCAAAAGAGTTAATTATATGAAAAAAATACTATTCTTCGTTGTAATGTGTTGTTTTATCCATGCCAACGCATCGGCTGGCCAAGAGTTATCATGTGATAAAGTAGAGACCTTCTATCAAACACATCAGTTTGACTGCATAGATAAGTTGCTTAAGGCGCTGGATAAAATGGACAATCCAAAGCTTGATCCAAATCGCATTCAAAACCAGATTGGTTTTCTGGCTGCCATATTCACATCTTATCCGGATAAAATTGATTCTATATTAGATAAGCAAGTTTCAAAGAATAGCCAGAGTGCACTGATTGGTGCTTTGTATCGCGCCGGCATGTTGGATGAAGCGGCTGTCTACGCAGACAAAGTTGATATGGCTACATTATTGAATTCTTACAAGAAATCACCTTTACCATTACTTAATAAAACCTATTCACAATATAACCCCGGCGATAATGATTTTCTGATAGGCGCTTTTATGGCGACTGGTGATAAGAGCTATATTGAAAACGTCCTTCATCAATATGGAGAGGCAGATGATAAAATTGTGCGTTATGCATTACGAATAGCTGCAATGCAGGGGAAATTTGGATCTACATTATTACCTGCAAAACGTAAGGAAGAATATATAAAGCAACATAAAGAACTACCTCTTAAGGCGTTGGTTAATCGTGAAAGATGGAAACAAAATCCCAAAGAGATGTTGCAAACACTTACTATGTCATCGGCCTTCTGGGCGCTAAGTTCACTCACTAAAGAACATAAACCTATAGCTGAAACGCTTACCCATTTCTTTGGGGATGATAAAAGACTGAATCTTATAGCCAGAGAAGAAGCAAATAATTTCTCCAATTACATAATGCTATCAATCGTTATGCCTGCCATGGCGCAGAGTAAAAGTGAGGAGCAAAAAGAATTTGCCCAGAAGGTGGAAATATTTCTTACCGATTATGAAAATTTTAAAGTGGTAAAACCATTCGATTTAAAACCAAAAGAGAAAAAACAATAGCCATCTATTCATGTACGTATATTATGAAAAAATTGGATGTATGTCATCACGAAGGGAATAATAAATATGAGCCAGAATATAATAAACGACATAACAGAACTAAATCCTGTAGCGGTAGACAAAGTTATCACTCCTACCAGTGCAGAGGAAATAGCTAATGCTGTAAAATCAGCATTAGGGTCTGTTTCCATTGGTGGAGGCAGGTTTAGCATGGGTGGGCAGACGGCTTATGAGAACAGCCTTCATATTGACATGCGTCAGTTTAATAAGATTGTAGATTTCTCTACTTCAGATAAAACAATACGTGTACAAACAGGAATTACCTGGCGAGAGATACAAGAGCATATCGATAAGCACGACTTATCCGTGAAAATCATGCAAACCTACGCTAATTTTACAGTAGGTGGATCACTTAGCGTTAATGTGCATGGGCGTTATATTGGTCTTGGCCCACTAATACTTTCAGTAAAATCAATTGCTATGATTCTTGCTGATGGCTCTCTAGTGGAAACTACCCCAGAAGCCAATAAAGAGCTGTTTTATGCTGCCATCGGCGGATATGGAGGGCTTGGAATAATTGTAGAAGCAACTTTAGAGCTAGAAGACAATATTAAAGTTGAACGTTCATCTGTAAGAATGCCGCGTAAAGATTATTTGGAATATTTCAAAGCAAATATACGTAAAGATACAAATGTAGCATTTCATAATGGTGACATCTACCCTCCCCACTACAATCGAGTAAATGCAGTTACCTGGTCAAAAACAGAAAACGACGTTACTGTTAAACAGAGATTGCAGCCTGTTGGCAAAAATTACCCTTTGCATAGATACTTCTTTTGGGCATTTACAGAAACACCTTTTGGAAAATGGCGTAGAGAACACATCATTGACCCAATTATATTTTCTCCTAAAAACGTGCATTGGAGGAATTATGAGGCAAGCTATGACGTTGCCGAACTACAGCCTATTTCAAGTAAATCAGGTACTTTTGTGCTGCAAGAGTATTTTGCCCCAATAGATAAGTTTAATGAGTTTGTTGATAAGGCTTCTGAGATACTGCAAAGACATGATGTGAATGTTGTGAATATTTCTATCCGCCATGCAAAACAGGATTCGGGAGCATATTTAGCTTGGGCAAGAGAAGAGTCGTTTGCATTTGTGCTATATTACAAACAACGAACAGGTGCTCATGATAAAAATAAAGTTGCTGTATGGACACGAGAACTGGTAGATGCTGCAATATCTTGTAACGGCGCTCATTACCTTCCATACCAGCCGCATGCCACAGTAGAACTGTTCCATAAAGCTTACCCCAAAGCATCAGATTTCTTTGTGTTAAAGGATAAATATGATCCTGATTTTAAATTTAGAAATTCTCTCTGGAATAAATATTATAAGCCAGAGCCTGAAGCTGATGTAATGCAAAGCCCATCAGAATTTATTGGTATTTGTTCAAATGATGTTTGGGCAGATAAGTTATACCGTTTTTTACAGGTTGTTTTTAACCTAAATCCTGAAGATAAATTTTTTACTTTAATAAAAGAAGCCTGCAGTAAATACTCTTCTGATGAGGAAATTTATAACCATATATTTAGCAACCTGAAAACTATAAAGCCAAAATCACAGCTAACTAAATATATTCTTCCTGCTATACGCACCCAAAAAGAAGAATTAACGAAACAAACACTGGAATTATTAGGCGATAGACAATCATTTGATGGTTATCTTGAAATGGGTTCCACAGGCTTTTATTTGAGTGAGCTACAAAAGCATTTGGATATTAAAGGTAATCAAACCATGATGGACTATATAGTTCCGTCTTATTCTCCAGCAGATATATTAAAGCGTGGACAGATAAGTAAGTTTGGCAAGTTTGTGGATTTGGATAACTATAACCCTATATCGGCTGAGAATGTACCAGATAACTCGTGTGATCTTGTTACCTGCTATATAGGTTTACATCATTGCCCACCTAAGAAACTGGATGCATTTATTGCCTCCATTGCACGAATCATGCGTAAAGACGGTTATTTTATCTTGCGCGATCATGCAGTTGATTCTCCTGAAATGGATAGATTCGTTTCTCTTATTCACACAGTATTTAATGCTGGAACCGATGAAACATGGGAGACGAATAAACAAGAATTACGCTTCTTCAACACGATAGAACACTGGAGCCAGTCAGTTCAAAAGCACGGCTTTGAGGATTTAGGAAAAAGAATTCTGCAGAAAAACGACCCATCAGATAACGTGCTAATGGCATTTAGGAGAGTTTAGTATGGAAAACAATATAATTATAAAGCCAGGAAGCTCGTCTTTTAGTAGTGCAGCTGCAAAATTAATTTATGAAAGCAGCCATGAACTACTAAACTTTATGTTTAAAGATCAAGAAACTGCTGAAAAAGTGCTGGCCAAGCTATATAGGAAAAATAAAGGGCATTTTAGCAATGTATTTTCTACTGTTGTTGAAATGGAAGGCGAAATAGTCGGGCTAGAACTTGGATATGATAAAGGTCAATTAGCTAAACAGGATCTCATAGGTAGTATTTCACTCTTACTAAACAGTCCATTTTCAATTTGGTGGCATTTAATTGCTAAAACAGGTCGTATAATTGATGGCTATGTACCAAAGCCAAGCGATCGAATATATTACATAAATAATATCGCTGTTTCTGATAGATGCAGAGGAAAAGGCGTTGGAAAGAAGTTGTTGGAATATACTATCGAAAAAGCCAAAAATAATGGCTATAGCGCGGTTGAACTTGATGTAACTTCAGTGAATGAAAATGCTATAGGCTTTTATAAAAAGCATGGTTTTGTAGAAGTTTCAAAGTCTGGAAGCCAGGAACTTATGACAAAATACGGACTACCGCCATTGATAAGAATGGTACATAAATTGTAGGCGCAAAATGAGAAACATCTTACTAATTACGACCTTTATATTCCTCACCGCATTTTATCCAATAGATAAACTTGGTGGTAATTTTAATGGTACACCGAAGCAAATGAAAGGTAACTTAAGCTCGGGTGCCATGGAGCTTATTAGAAAGGCCTATGCAGATGTCGATTCAAGTAAATTAGTTGATTATCATACACACATCGTCGGGATTGATGAAACGCAAGGAACATCTGTAAATACTAAAATGCTTTCCTGGTGGCACCCGATACACCGTATTAAAACATCAATATATCTTAGCGGGTCAGGAGTAAAAGATTTAGAAAAAGCCAATGAACAATATATTGAAAGGCTTGTGAAGCTTATAAGATCAAATCCACATCATGGTAAGCACCAGATTCTAGCCTTTGACCATCACTATAATCCAGATGGTACTATCAACCATGAGAAAAGCGAGTTCTATGTTTCTAATGAACATATATGGAAGCTATCGCAAAAATATCCGGATATTTTCATACCGGTAATATCAGTTCATCCGTATCGCAAAGATGCGATTGCAGAGCTTATCAAATGGGCAGAAAAAGGTGTTCGCTGGGTAAAGTGGCTACCTAATGCACATGGTATTGATGCTTCTAATCCAAGGCTGGATGAATATTACCAGACTATGAAGAAGTATAATATAACATTACTAACTCACGTTGGCGAGGAGCAAGCAGTTGAGGCAGAAGAAGATCAAAAGCTTGGCAATCCTCTTTCATTTAGAAAGCCTCTTGATATGGGTGTTAAAGTTGTCATGGCGCATTGCGCAAGCCTTGGTGAAAATGAGGATTTGGATAATCCAGGGAAAAAGGCTTCAAGTTTTGATTTATTCATGCGCCTAATGGATAATCCTAAATATGACGGACTGCTTTATGGCGAAATATCAGCCATGACCCAATTCAACCGTTTGCCAAAACCATTATTAACCCTGCTTGAACGTACCGACCTACATCATCGTCTTATCAATGGTAGTGACTATCCACTTCCTGCTATCAACGTCGTTATCCATACCAGGTCTTTGGTTAGGTATGAGATGATAACTAAACAAGAGCGAGAGTATTTAAATGAAATTTATAAATACAATCCTTTGGTCTTTGACTACGTGCTAAAGCGCACAATCCGTCACCCAAAATTAGGAACCGGTTTTAATAAGGCTGTGTTTGAGACTATACGATAGTCTTTTATTTTTTATACTCCTAAAACTTCCTTGTATTTCCCATTGACACCTTAATTACATTTGTATACACATGTAATCAGCGGTTCATTTAGAACCATAGTAAATAAACATATAGGAGTCAAAAATATGACATGTCAGGCAATACCATTTAGTGTTCGTCTGCCGCAGGAAGATGCGGAGTTTATTGCAAATATGGAAATTAAAGGAGCTAAAACTCCAAGCGATAAGATACGGGCAATTATAGCAAAGGCTCGTGAAGAAGAAAAAGAAGACAAGGATTATAAGAATATTTTACGTAAAGCGCAGGAAATGTTTATTCCAGCACTTGATAAATTGCGTGAAGAAGAGTTGAAGAAAGGCGAGCATTCGGAATTGACTGGAATAGTTTCTGAATGTCTCGTCGAAACATGTGCTTTCTTTATTTCTGCTTTGTCAGAAAATAAAAAGGGTACTAATTTAAATAACCTGGAAAAAGGAGTGGCCGATAGAATTTTCACTCTTTTTGAAAGGGTTATGCGCATGGGCGTAACAGCCCAGGCACCTTGTTATAACAAGGTGATTATTAAAGAGCATCTAGCTCCTGTGTTGGAGTTAGCTGGTATTATTGTTAACCAAAAAGTTTTAGAGGAGGCCTAAATATGGCAGAGTCAATTATTAATAGAGTAGGAAGAATTATCAGTGGAAGCGCGAATGCGCTGGTTGATGCGGTAGAAAACGCAAGCCCATCTATGATTATGGAGCAGGCAGTTAGAGAGATCGATCAGGCGATCGATGATGTACGTGCAGAGCTTGGAAAAGTTATTGCAGGCAAACATCTTGCGAACAAAAGACTTTCTGAGAAAAACACAGCTCACGAAGAGTTTGCAAGCAAAATTGAACTTGCGGTAAGTGAAGGCAGAGATGATTTAGCAGAAGCTGCGATTAGTGCCCAACTTGATATTGAAGCTCAGATTCCGGTATTAGAGCATTCTATTTCATCAGCGGGCGAAAAGGAAGTTGAGCTTGAAGGGTTTATATCTGCTCTACAGGCTAAGAAGCGTGAAATGAAAGAAGAGCTTAAATTACTTCGTGAGGCTAAAGATGAAGCGGAATCTTCTGGCGGAGCTGCTAGTGACTCTACTGGCACGACTAAAAATGATGTAAATAAGTCAATTGATAATGCTACATCGGCTTTCGATAGGGTGCTTGAAAAACAAACTGGTTTATCTGGTGTTGGCGGTGCTAGCAATGAAAATGCTGCAAAGTTGCAGGAGTTAGAGCAATTCACTCGCGATAACAGGGTTAAAGAGCGCTTGGCTGCGATAAAATCAAAAACCCAAAACAGTAAAAAAGCCTCTTAAATTGGGAACTAATTTATGGCAGAATTGATTATAATAGCTATTCTTGCGTTTATAATTTTTATAGTTTGCAAATATGGTGACCGCACTATTGATATCGATATGTCATCAAGTGGTGATT
This region includes:
- a CDS encoding alpha/beta fold hydrolase, whose protein sequence is MFFTNASQAENVKGDYVVLLHGIARSSSHMESLAARLEAEGYDVINLDYQSTKHKLEKLIDLINEDISEKLTEDKPAHFIGYSMGGLLVCGILSKHRPENLGRVIQLASPNDGSEVADFLKDNFLYKAVYGPAGQQLTTNNNSTEKMLGKVDYELGVIAGNSTIDPISSYIIGGDDDGKVSIKSTKVKGMKDHVVVSASHTFFPSNKDVHKQTLYFLKNGTFNKEQEE
- a CDS encoding TetR/AcrR family transcriptional regulator, yielding MARRSDYTREELVEMAIAAGQKIIAEQGFSGFSARKVAKAIGYTIGTIYNIFESHNNFILHINAVTLRDIAYFLEEKAIGKNESAIKQLAEAYTQFAKNNYNRWSALFEHRLPEGIPPQSGITLR
- a CDS encoding FAD-binding protein: MSQNIINDITELNPVAVDKVITPTSAEEIANAVKSALGSVSIGGGRFSMGGQTAYENSLHIDMRQFNKIVDFSTSDKTIRVQTGITWREIQEHIDKHDLSVKIMQTYANFTVGGSLSVNVHGRYIGLGPLILSVKSIAMILADGSLVETTPEANKELFYAAIGGYGGLGIIVEATLELEDNIKVERSSVRMPRKDYLEYFKANIRKDTNVAFHNGDIYPPHYNRVNAVTWSKTENDVTVKQRLQPVGKNYPLHRYFFWAFTETPFGKWRREHIIDPIIFSPKNVHWRNYEASYDVAELQPISSKSGTFVLQEYFAPIDKFNEFVDKASEILQRHDVNVVNISIRHAKQDSGAYLAWAREESFAFVLYYKQRTGAHDKNKVAVWTRELVDAAISCNGAHYLPYQPHATVELFHKAYPKASDFFVLKDKYDPDFKFRNSLWNKYYKPEPEADVMQSPSEFIGICSNDVWADKLYRFLQVVFNLNPEDKFFTLIKEACSKYSSDEEIYNHIFSNLKTIKPKSQLTKYILPAIRTQKEELTKQTLELLGDRQSFDGYLEMGSTGFYLSELQKHLDIKGNQTMMDYIVPSYSPADILKRGQISKFGKFVDLDNYNPISAENVPDNSCDLVTCYIGLHHCPPKKLDAFIASIARIMRKDGYFILRDHAVDSPEMDRFVSLIHTVFNAGTDETWETNKQELRFFNTIEHWSQSVQKHGFEDLGKRILQKNDPSDNVLMAFRRV
- a CDS encoding GNAT family N-acetyltransferase, with amino-acid sequence MENNIIIKPGSSSFSSAAAKLIYESSHELLNFMFKDQETAEKVLAKLYRKNKGHFSNVFSTVVEMEGEIVGLELGYDKGQLAKQDLIGSISLLLNSPFSIWWHLIAKTGRIIDGYVPKPSDRIYYINNIAVSDRCRGKGVGKKLLEYTIEKAKNNGYSAVELDVTSVNENAIGFYKKHGFVEVSKSGSQELMTKYGLPPLIRMVHKL
- a CDS encoding amidohydrolase family protein gives rise to the protein MRNILLITTFIFLTAFYPIDKLGGNFNGTPKQMKGNLSSGAMELIRKAYADVDSSKLVDYHTHIVGIDETQGTSVNTKMLSWWHPIHRIKTSIYLSGSGVKDLEKANEQYIERLVKLIRSNPHHGKHQILAFDHHYNPDGTINHEKSEFYVSNEHIWKLSQKYPDIFIPVISVHPYRKDAIAELIKWAEKGVRWVKWLPNAHGIDASNPRLDEYYQTMKKYNITLLTHVGEEQAVEAEEDQKLGNPLSFRKPLDMGVKVVMAHCASLGENEDLDNPGKKASSFDLFMRLMDNPKYDGLLYGEISAMTQFNRLPKPLLTLLERTDLHHRLINGSDYPLPAINVVIHTRSLVRYEMITKQEREYLNEIYKYNPLVFDYVLKRTIRHPKLGTGFNKAVFETIR
- a CDS encoding PspA/IM30 family protein, which translates into the protein MAESIINRVGRIISGSANALVDAVENASPSMIMEQAVREIDQAIDDVRAELGKVIAGKHLANKRLSEKNTAHEEFASKIELAVSEGRDDLAEAAISAQLDIEAQIPVLEHSISSAGEKEVELEGFISALQAKKREMKEELKLLREAKDEAESSGGAASDSTGTTKNDVNKSIDNATSAFDRVLEKQTGLSGVGGASNENAAKLQELEQFTRDNRVKERLAAIKSKTQNSKKAS